A region from the Biomphalaria glabrata chromosome 14, xgBioGlab47.1, whole genome shotgun sequence genome encodes:
- the LOC106074062 gene encoding uncharacterized protein LOC106074062 isoform X6: MFCKKFRKKKTKTEKKSTDLCFPQDTCGLNGDHETQESEGGEADLHKYLVGCKKNPGHRQFIPVDTFTLKHLPEGLQHNDLYEYIKVTADLTVRVGVEMSSPDRPRFYPETTRPYPFYNMSERRNLRTGSGRVWDVNKFQDGVTQDGVYGDTDYTKCWCRKCEGSNSPSNVWWEFDVTTATHVVFDDIEANHTTLRLFYDRQDSQVVSVDKVSVVDVNIEEDLCELNCVTCDETLGNKLMEMYKHFENVSEKVWHKYLASRSQHKLTFIVSHPHGCSKQVSVGQWKDRLEVGEYRSKFTYTTCTCPGSSGAYVHCLGYSDYLTWPELVHSGSFKSGLNYSGAGRV, translated from the exons ATGTTCTGCAAGAAGTTCCgcaagaaaaaaactaaaactgaaaaa AAAAGTACAGACCTTTGTTTTCCTCAAGACACCTGTGGACTTAATG GTGATCATGAAACTCAGGAGTCAGAAGGTGGAGAAGCTGATCTACACAAATATCTTGTGGGCTGTAAGAAGAATCCAGGTCATAGACAGTTTATACCTGTTGATACATTTACCTTGAAACATTTACCTGAAGGTCTTCAACACAATGATTTGTATGAATACATCAAAGTTACAGCTGACCTCACAGTTAGAGTTGGTGTGGAAATGTCAAGTCCAGACAGACCAAGGTTTTATCCAGAGACAACTCGACCATATCCATTTTATAACATGAGTGAGAGAAGAAACTTGAGGACAGGAAGTGGAAGAGTGTGGGATGTAAATAAGTTTCAAGATGGAGTCACACAAGATGGAGTTTATGGAGATACTGACTACACaaagtgttggtgtagaaaaTGTGAAGGTTCAAACTCACCCAGCAATGTGTGGTGGGAGTTTGATGTGACCACAGCCACACATGTGGTTTTTGATGACATTGAGGCCAACCACACAACCTTGAGATTGTTTTATGATAGACAGGACAGCCAAGTGGTCAGTGTTGATAAGGTCAGTGTTGTAGATGTAAACATTGAGGAAGACTTGTGTGAGTTGAACTGTGTGACATGTGATGAAACTTTAGGAAATAAACTGATggaaatgtacaaacattttgaaaatgtctcTGAGAAAGTCTGGCACAAATACTTGGCCTCTAGATCTCAACACAAGTTGACCTTTATAGTGTCACATCCTCATGGATGTTCTAAACAGGTCAGTGTTGGTCAATGGAAGGACAGACTAGAGGTGggtgaatatagatctaagtttacTTATACAACTTGTACATGTCCAGGAAGTAGTGGAGCATATGTCCACTGTCTGGGGTATAGTGACTACTTGACTTGGCCTGAACTTGTCCACAGTGGAAGTTTCAAGTCTGGATTAAATTACAGTGGAGCTGGTCGTGTCTAg